One genomic segment of Candidatus Eisenbacteria bacterium includes these proteins:
- a CDS encoding bifunctional helix-turn-helix transcriptional regulator/GNAT family N-acetyltransferase, with amino-acid sequence MDTITELGELALASRLKRLSDRLMRDVSQVYDDLNIDFTASGFPLLYALAQRPAMAVTDLARALRLTHPAISQIARDLLKRDLIVEKGDPKDERKRLLGLSKKGRETIKCLRPVWDEIRVAGRELLEETGIDLLGGLDRLESALDDSSMLDRLRRRLNLPLSQKLEIVEYRPAYKKHFASLNRQWLEAQFTIEKSDAELLDDPNRNIIKRGGEILFARLEGHIVGTCALLEHPHGVLELAKMAVAEEFRGRGIGKTLADEVIKRARDRGAQELFLQTSPKLTVAGRFYRRLGFREVKRHPLTLSKHCRNSLAMRLNLENAVTS; translated from the coding sequence ATGGATACCATTACAGAACTGGGGGAATTGGCTTTGGCCAGTCGGCTGAAGCGATTAAGCGATCGTCTCATGCGGGACGTATCCCAAGTTTACGATGACCTCAATATTGATTTTACCGCCAGCGGATTTCCTTTGCTTTATGCACTGGCGCAGAGACCGGCGATGGCGGTGACAGATCTGGCACGGGCGCTTCGGCTGACGCATCCCGCGATCAGCCAAATCGCCCGCGATTTATTGAAGCGTGATCTGATTGTGGAGAAGGGCGATCCGAAGGATGAGCGCAAAAGACTGCTCGGCCTTTCTAAAAAGGGGCGCGAGACGATTAAATGTCTCAGACCTGTCTGGGATGAGATCCGGGTTGCGGGGAGGGAACTCTTGGAGGAGACCGGTATCGATCTGCTGGGCGGATTGGACCGCCTCGAATCGGCGCTCGACGATTCTTCAATGCTGGATCGGTTGCGCCGCCGGTTGAATCTGCCGCTATCGCAGAAATTGGAGATTGTGGAATATCGCCCCGCCTATAAAAAACACTTTGCCTCGTTGAACCGTCAGTGGCTGGAGGCGCAATTCACGATCGAGAAGAGCGACGCGGAACTATTGGACGATCCCAACCGGAATATTATCAAGCGAGGCGGGGAGATCCTTTTTGCCCGCCTTGAGGGTCACATCGTCGGGACTTGCGCCCTGCTTGAGCATCCTCATGGCGTTTTGGAGTTGGCAAAGATGGCGGTTGCCGAAGAGTTCCGCGGACGCGGGATCGGCAAGACTCTGGCCGATGAAGTGATTAAGAGAGCTCGGGACCGGGGTGCCCAGGAGTTGTTTCTTCAAACGAGTCCAAAATTAACAGTTGCGGGCCGATTCTACCGCCGGCTTGGTTTCAGAGAAGTGAAGCGGCACCCTCTGACCCTCAGCAAACACTGTCGTAATTCGCTGGCGATGAGATTGAATCTTGAGAACGCGGTTACTTCATAA
- a CDS encoding ankyrin repeat domain-containing protein: MYRLWIIGFFILTAVSRPAPSQAEDIFEAAAEGDLYQITWLLAGDPDLVNAKDEDGRTPLHWACMQDQNKIIGHLVSEGADVNHADHSGLIPLDIAASRGNTPAVDLLLNKKSEINHGAETGWTPLNYAVRNGHADVVGLLISKGANPELRMEDGMRSLHLAVRGGERTEAVLEVLIRSGVELNTKTTNGTTALHMACISSEKAVELLVRGGADPNIAKIYHVTPLHLEAAKGSAKGADILLAYGADINAVCFNGKTALDFAGDYGHSEVAELLRNRGADPDAGSFPVMNEKYPGQRRPGMIPEIFAPGIFITPFDVHGPLAFSPGGKEIFWSQNAQPIPSLWSMKLEQNQWTPPAIASFSSDSKEVIDSAPCFSPDGQRLYFRSNRSAAENAEDQKSHIWFVDRTPDGWSGAQLLDAPFNNSDWSIGGLSMSANGTLYFMAEKDLESRNSEIYRARWTDGRFAEAENLGPAVNSETYDLTPAIAPDESYLVFASIRPGGFGHAPELYISFRADDGGWTEAVHLDGAINQNGAWQPFISSDGQTFFFVNGRTGTGEYWWADARILEKYRAGK; this comes from the coding sequence ATGTATAGATTATGGATCATCGGGTTTTTTATCCTCACGGCCGTCTCCCGCCCGGCCCCTTCACAGGCGGAAGACATATTTGAAGCGGCCGCCGAGGGGGATCTCTACCAGATCACCTGGCTTTTGGCGGGCGATCCCGATCTCGTCAACGCCAAAGATGAAGATGGGCGGACACCGCTGCACTGGGCCTGCATGCAAGACCAGAACAAAATCATCGGCCATCTGGTGTCAGAAGGGGCGGATGTCAATCATGCCGATCATAGCGGTCTCATCCCTTTAGACATTGCCGCCTCCCGTGGAAACACTCCCGCTGTGGATCTATTGCTCAATAAAAAGTCGGAGATCAATCACGGCGCGGAAACGGGATGGACTCCGTTGAATTACGCCGTGAGAAACGGCCATGCTGATGTCGTTGGATTGCTGATCTCCAAAGGCGCCAATCCGGAATTGAGGATGGAAGACGGAATGAGATCGCTGCACCTTGCCGTTCGGGGGGGCGAGAGAACGGAAGCGGTTCTCGAGGTCTTGATCCGCAGCGGCGTCGAATTGAACACAAAGACAACGAACGGCACCACCGCCTTGCACATGGCCTGTATCAGTTCCGAAAAGGCGGTCGAGCTGCTGGTGCGCGGTGGCGCCGATCCCAATATCGCAAAGATCTACCATGTGACCCCCCTCCACCTGGAGGCGGCGAAGGGTTCCGCCAAGGGCGCCGATATTCTGCTCGCCTACGGGGCCGATATCAATGCGGTTTGCTTCAACGGAAAGACGGCATTGGATTTTGCCGGGGATTATGGTCACAGCGAGGTTGCGGAGCTCTTGCGAAACCGGGGGGCCGACCCCGATGCCGGGTCTTTTCCGGTAATGAATGAAAAGTACCCGGGGCAGAGACGGCCTGGAATGATCCCCGAGATCTTCGCGCCCGGCATTTTTATCACCCCCTTCGATGTTCACGGACCCCTCGCCTTTTCCCCCGGCGGAAAAGAGATCTTCTGGTCCCAGAACGCCCAGCCGATACCGTCACTGTGGTCGATGAAACTCGAGCAGAATCAATGGACGCCGCCCGCGATCGCCTCCTTCTCCAGCGATTCAAAAGAGGTGATCGATTCAGCGCCCTGCTTCTCCCCCGACGGGCAACGATTGTATTTTCGCTCAAACCGCTCCGCAGCGGAGAATGCTGAGGATCAAAAGTCTCACATTTGGTTCGTCGACCGGACACCGGACGGGTGGAGCGGCGCTCAACTGCTCGACGCCCCCTTTAACAATAGTGACTGGTCGATCGGCGGCCTCTCCATGAGCGCCAACGGCACCCTCTATTTTATGGCGGAGAAGGATCTGGAAAGCAGAAACAGCGAAATCTATCGGGCCCGCTGGACGGATGGGCGGTTTGCGGAGGCTGAAAACCTGGGCCCCGCAGTGAATAGTGAAACCTATGATCTCACGCCGGCGATCGCGCCCGACGAAAGCTATCTCGTCTTCGCTTCGATAAGACCGGGTGGATTCGGCCACGCACCGGAATTGTATATCTCATTCCGCGCCGATGACGGCGGATGGACGGAGGCGGTTCATCTCGATGGAGCGATCAACCAGAACGGCGCCTGGCAGCCGTTTATTTCTTCAGATGGGCAGACTTTCTTCTTCGTGAATGGAAGAACCGGAACCGGTGAGTACTGGTGGGCCGATGCCCGCATCCTTGAAAAGTACAGAGCGGGGAAATAG
- a CDS encoding acyltransferase: MKNGIKHCCRRTGLYRFLSWLHREYLEDQKCCYRPGQFCFYGESVRIGHKVRINRPDRVILKNRSSIHTGTVINSTGGLYLGENSGIGYNCTIFTAQHRYRNAETIPFDKMAELKPVIIRDFVWIGAGVMILPGVEIGEGAIIGMGSVITKNVPPLAIVIGNPAEVVMYRNKEHYEKCKTDGKFQPITVDHYETHLTEAYKIRYPDIVKELGLG, translated from the coding sequence ATGAAGAACGGAATCAAACATTGCTGCCGCAGAACCGGGCTGTACCGGTTCCTTTCCTGGCTCCATCGGGAGTATCTCGAGGACCAGAAGTGCTGTTACCGCCCCGGGCAATTTTGCTTCTACGGCGAGAGTGTCAGGATTGGACACAAGGTCCGCATCAACCGCCCGGATCGGGTCATCCTCAAGAACCGCTCTTCAATCCATACCGGCACGGTGATCAACTCCACCGGCGGCCTCTACCTCGGTGAGAATAGCGGGATCGGCTACAATTGCACAATTTTTACCGCTCAGCACAGGTACCGCAATGCCGAAACGATCCCCTTTGACAAGATGGCCGAACTCAAGCCGGTGATCATCCGCGATTTTGTGTGGATCGGCGCCGGTGTCATGATCCTCCCCGGTGTCGAGATCGGTGAAGGAGCGATTATCGGCATGGGTTCGGTAATTACAAAAAATGTCCCGCCCCTCGCGATTGTCATAGGCAACCCGGCCGAGGTTGTCATGTACAGGAATAAAGAGCATTACGAAAAGTGCAAGACCGATGGAAAATTCCAACCGATAACCGTAGACCACTACGAAACACATTTGACGGAAGCCTACAAAATTAGATATCCCGATATTGTGAAAGAGTTGGGATTGGGATAG
- a CDS encoding lactate utilization protein, with amino-acid sequence MLQNIREALKTDPGSAAPPAYDAIDKGRARLVAHDLERDDLIKLFCERAQSSGSTVHRVKDVYGLKRILAEIAPSGSIVSVAAGAELATRLGEDPSALWPESCRILSGRSLTRETLFEIEAALTGVEQGIAETGSIILSAGEDKRRSASLTAKKHVAVIFPDQIRSDMLDWTAGWRPSRSAASPSGMTVISGPSKTADIEMKLVVGVHGPAELHLILFDGG; translated from the coding sequence GTGCTACAGAACATAAGAGAGGCGCTGAAGACCGACCCGGGATCCGCGGCGCCCCCCGCGTACGACGCGATCGATAAGGGCCGGGCGCGGCTGGTCGCGCACGACCTTGAAAGAGACGATCTGATCAAGCTCTTTTGTGAAAGGGCGCAATCCTCAGGCTCGACGGTTCACCGCGTTAAAGATGTTTATGGTTTGAAAAGGATCCTGGCGGAGATCGCACCCTCCGGATCGATCGTGTCGGTTGCGGCGGGAGCGGAGCTGGCGACGCGGCTGGGCGAAGATCCATCCGCCTTATGGCCGGAGTCTTGCCGGATCCTCAGCGGGCGTTCGCTCACCCGGGAAACCCTCTTTGAAATCGAGGCGGCTTTAACCGGCGTCGAGCAGGGGATCGCGGAAACCGGCTCCATCATCCTTTCCGCAGGGGAAGATAAGCGGCGGTCCGCCTCCCTTACCGCCAAGAAGCATGTCGCCGTCATCTTTCCCGATCAGATCCGGAGTGACATGCTCGACTGGACGGCCGGATGGAGGCCGTCGCGGAGCGCGGCGTCGCCATCCGGCATGACTGTGATCAGCGGACCCAGTAAAACGGCCGATATTGAAATGAAACTCGTGGTCGGCGTGCACGGCCCAGCGGAACTGCATCTGATTCTGTTCGACGGCGGATAG
- a CDS encoding SUMF1/EgtB/PvdO family nonheme iron enzyme: protein MMRMAGVFIFLALLVLWPTQQVPLAAAETGITEPPAGMILIPDGEFMMGKEGDGDYSPPHLVRIHSFYMDQTEVTNAQYLKFCEETGHKLPFFWGMDRFFSGPAFPDVPVIGVSWSEAKAYAKWRGGRLPTEAEWEYAARGGLEGKNYSHGDEYDDDLYAKTGDGGPSPVGSRPPNGFGLHDMTGNVMEWVNDWYDDETYKTLPDENPSGPAEGRFKVVRGGGWHTGPGCSKVFHRTCLQTNWLDFNVGFRCARHKLGSAAARMEGVIRLEGLEKGLAAYHGMKKDHPWDYSFFESEFNDLGYTFMGEKKMDEAVEIFKINLLNNPESANAYDSLGEAYMTLGERDLAIENYKKSLALNPNNKGAKEKLRELGVELE, encoded by the coding sequence ATGATGCGCATGGCTGGGGTTTTCATTTTTCTGGCGCTCTTGGTTCTTTGGCCCACACAACAAGTCCCGCTCGCCGCCGCGGAAACAGGGATAACGGAGCCGCCGGCCGGCATGATTCTGATTCCGGATGGTGAGTTCATGATGGGGAAGGAAGGGGATGGGGATTACAGCCCTCCCCATCTTGTAAGGATCCATTCTTTTTATATGGATCAAACGGAAGTCACCAATGCCCAGTATTTAAAGTTTTGTGAAGAGACAGGGCACAAGCTGCCCTTTTTCTGGGGGATGGATCGGTTCTTCAGCGGGCCCGCGTTCCCTGATGTTCCCGTCATCGGGGTCAGCTGGAGCGAAGCGAAGGCGTATGCGAAATGGCGGGGGGGCAGGCTTCCGACCGAAGCCGAGTGGGAATATGCCGCCCGGGGCGGTCTCGAGGGCAAGAATTACTCCCACGGGGATGAGTATGACGACGACCTCTATGCCAAGACGGGAGACGGTGGTCCTTCTCCCGTGGGAAGCCGACCCCCGAACGGTTTTGGTCTCCACGATATGACCGGCAATGTGATGGAGTGGGTGAACGATTGGTACGATGACGAGACGTACAAAACACTGCCGGATGAAAACCCCAGCGGGCCGGCCGAGGGACGTTTCAAAGTGGTCCGGGGCGGGGGATGGCATACCGGACCCGGATGCAGCAAGGTCTTCCACCGGACCTGCCTCCAGACGAATTGGCTCGATTTCAATGTTGGTTTTCGATGCGCCCGGCACAAGCTGGGTTCAGCGGCCGCCCGAATGGAAGGGGTGATCCGGCTGGAGGGTCTTGAAAAGGGGCTGGCCGCCTACCACGGGATGAAGAAAGATCATCCCTGGGACTATTCATTCTTCGAATCGGAGTTCAACGATCTCGGTTACACATTCATGGGCGAGAAAAAGATGGATGAGGCGGTGGAAATCTTCAAGATCAATCTATTGAACAATCCCGAATCGGCGAACGCCTATGACAGCCTGGGTGAGGCTTATATGACCCTTGGGGAAAGGGATCTGGCGATAGAGAATTATAAGAAATCGCTGGCGCTGAATCCCAACAACAAGGGGGCGAAGGAAAAACTCAGGGAGCTGGGTGTCGAATTGGAATAA